TTGGCGCTGGAGCAGCTATCGTGGGTATGCTTTCGGGGAACCGGGATTAGTGGCGCTGAACACTTGGCCCAAGATTGCGTTGGCGGTGCGGAGATGATTGCCGCCCACCCTTCGCTGCGCTCAGGATGGGGCACCCACAGTTTTGGTGGCGCAAGCAATGGGTGGGCCACCCCGCCATTGAAAATAGATTCTTCGTGTCAAGCCGTTAGGCTTAGAAATGGGAGAGAGGCGGCGAGCGCTCGCTTACCAAACGTGCGGCAGCAGTCTGTACCGAACTCTTTGCGTATACGCCTCGTAGCCGTCCAGTTCGCGTCGGAGGAAGCGTTCCTCGAACAAAATGCGCACAACGAGTATCGTACTCGGAATCACAGACGCCAACGCCGCAGCGTACGATTCCAGCCACAGCGGGGTGCCGATCATTAGGACGATGCCGCCGGCGTACATCGGATGTCGCACGACCGCGTAGACTCCCGTATCGACCACCGTCTGCATTCGTTCCGCCTGATGGCGCACGACGACTGCGGCGAATGCATTGTCCATAAACGCCCGGTACTGTATCCACGAACCCGCCCCCACTAGAACAAGTCCCAAAGACGAAATGAGTATTCCCGGCTTGCTCAGCAGATGAAGATGAAACACGTCGGCAGCCGTGAAAGCGAGCAAACCAAACCACGTTGCGAGAAACGAGAGCAGCAAAATTCTGTCCGCAAGCGGCTGCCCTTTCTGAATCGCGGGCTTGAAACGTTCTTCCAGTAAGCCGCTGCGTGTTTTCCGGAGCCCGATGATCATCCCCAAAATGCCGAACAAGACCGAGCCGACAATCACCCAGCCGCGCCACCACCGCCAGGTACCTGCCGGCCCAAAAAGCAGAAACGCAAACGCTACAGTACTGCCGATGATGCGGGCGATCACCCTGAAGCGGAACAGATGCTTCACCTCCGCGCCTGCCTGTGCATTCGTTGTAATTTTATGACCCTTACTCTCCACGGTCGCGGCTTGGATACTTCCTGCCAAGCCGGACTCCAAACACAGGGATCGTGAGGATGTTAACAGTCTCCCAATCCCTTCGCCTCATGCGAATCGGGAAAATCGGGTTGTTCAAGAGCGCGACAGCGGACATCAGAAATGCCCACATGCCGAAGCCATTCCCGCGAATACAGTACAGAACTGATTCGATAACCGTGTCGGCTCCCAGCCGCCGAGTACACTTGGTGCGCTCAACGAACCAAGGCTCGGAGGAAAGGAGCCGAGCACATGAAGATTGTAGGGTGTGATTTACATACGCGCTACCAGCTCTAGCCTGCCTTGCGGATTTCCACGTTGCCGTACTGGTTGGTGATCTGCAGCGTTGGGCCGCCGGAGCCTACGGAGCCGCTGGCACGGCTGCTTCCGTTCGAACTGTCCACCTTCAAGCCGAAATCGTTGTTGATGTCACCGCTGCGGGTGCTAGCCTCGAGTTGGAAGGAGGCTTGCGCCGGCAGTTCCAGCCGCACATCGCCCTTACTGTTGCTGATCTCGACTCTGCCCAGGGGCTTGTTGATGTGGACTTCGACCGTGCCGTTGCTGTTTTCCAGCCGAATGTCGCCATTGACCTCATCCAGGTGAATGTCTTTGGAGCGGGTCGCGAGACGCAGCGGTCCAAAGAGTGACTTGGCACGGAGATCTCCGGACTCCATGGTGAGTTCGCCATCCAGCTTGCCGAACTCCATGTCGGTGCGGGAGGAGCGGAAGGTCACACCCTTGCCGATCTTGGAGAGATTCATTTCGCCAAAGAAGTCGCCGCTCAGATTCAGATTGCCGGAGACATTGGAGATGGTGCTGTCGTCGACCCGACCCGCAACCGAGACATCGCCAATGATGTCCTTGACGTGAAGTGAGCCGCGGTGCGAGTCGAGGTTGACGTTTCCGGTGACCGATTCAACTGTCATGTCACCGTGCAAAGAGGATGTTTTTATGTCGCCGATGCGATCGCGCACGGTAATGTCGCCATGCTTGGTAGAGACCTCCACTCCAGCCTTCTTGGGGAGATAGATTTGCAGGTCGCTTTCCACTCCGCCTCTACCGGCACCCGCGGTATTGGCATTCACAGTGACGTTGTTGCCCTCCAGCGTGATGAGCGGCTGAGTTGACTCGTCCATCTTCTGGGCTTCGTTCTGATCCTTGGCGTGGACCTTCTTCTGCACGTCGATCTTGATTTCATCGCCGTCCCAGGTGTTGACTGTCACGTCGCCACGGTCGGAGACCACGCGTAGTGAGGCGCCGCGAGGGATACTCTGCTGAACCGTGTGGGTGAAGCTGTAGGCGTTGCCGAATACTCCTCCCATGAAGTCGCCGGGATCGACGCCGGTCTCGTCGCTCACCGCCGGCCAATTGACCTTGTAAGCGGCGGTGGCAGCCAGTCCGAAGCAGACGAGCAGAATCACCAGCAGAATGCCACCGGCACTCATGCCAGCAGCCGACTCATCGCGGCGGGAGGTATAGTACTCGAGCAGCTTGATAGCGCCCGCCACAATGAGCAGAACCGGCCAGTAACGGGCGAACAGAGCGCCCAGAGAATGCCAGCCGATCACGTGCAGGTTCCCCAGCAGGAACAACATCCCGAGGACGATGAGGATGAAGGGCCCGCTCAGCGAGCGGCGCCGCGGATAATATGCGTCAGACATTCTGCACCTGCCCGGGATTTCCTCCCTGCGCCGGCGGTGGGCTGGGCGGGAGCGGCTGTGGCGGAACATACGGCTCGACGTGCCCATCCATGGGGGCGTTGCTCTGGAACACCCTGACCAAACCAATCACGATGAGAATCACAGGCCAGGTGTACCCGAAACTGATGTGGCTGTATTGGTCGAGGAGCATCAGCACACCAATAGTCACCAGCATGGCCGGAGCCATGAGGTGGCAAGAGCGGCAGCGAAGACAGCCGCAAGCGCGATTTCTTCTGTAGGTCTGCATATACCCTCCTATCTCCCTGCCGGGGGCAGAGCAAACCGGCGGATGAACAGCCATACGCCGAGCGCGATCAATATCACTGGCCAGAAGCGGCCGAAATCCCAGCGCCAATATCCCAACGTGTTGATCAGGAAGAGCACTCCTATAGCGATCAGGATGAAAGCGCCTACCGGACCGGGGTTTTCGCGGCGTCGCACGGAATCACCCATGTGCTGGTCAATACGTTCGTGCAGTGCCCGATCGAAGCGCGGCCACTCTCCCGTGGGAGGCGGTACTGCGCCCGACCCAGGTGAGCCTGCGGCGGCATTCCCTGGAACAAATCCTGGCATCGTCGGCTGTGGCTGCGGGGGAAGCGGTGGAACTCCCGCGGTAGAAACCGGCGGAGGTGGAGTTGGCGGATGACCGGTAAACATGCGCTCCAGACCGAATGGATCGGGCAGGGGCAATCCCAACTCGCGTGCGCGCGCTGTCTTGTAGGCGTCAAACACCATGTAGAAAACGAAGAACGGTATCAGCAGTCCGCCGAAGACGCCGCCGCCATGATCAGCCATCCAGATCAGAGTGCAAAAGATCAGGACGTGGACCAGTGCTTTCATGAATTGGCCGTTGTACATCGCGCCCACGCCGGGAATGAATCCGAGTACTGCGGCAAGGCCGGGGCTGGGGACGCCGCGTGTCGGTGGCGGATAAGGAGCGCCCACAGGCGCGCCTTCCACCGGAACTGAAGGAGGAACGGCGTCGCCCAGACGGTGAGCGATGCAGTCCTCGCAGTAGATGACACCTTTCACCGTGTGCTTACAAGCGTCACACAATGGTTTGCCGCAGGTGCGGCAGTAAGCTGATGCTGCAGTCTCGGGATGGACTGTGCAGTTCATGAGTTTCTCCTGACTTCGATCGCGGGATGATCGCTGGGGCCTCGTCCTAGGTAGTTCGCCATCACCGGCTGGGATTCTTCCCAGCTGTAATTCCGGTAGCGGTTCTGGTCAGGTGTTCCCGATTTATGTTCATCCTTGCGATCCGGTTCCTTCGCCGGAGTCTGCTCCGACGGCTCCGTGGCGCGCTTCAACTCGCGCACCCGGGTTTCGATCTCGTACACGAAACGAATATTTTCGTAGTATTTCACCAACCTTCCCGTAGTTTCGTAGTAGCCACGGACCATGGCACTGGGCCTGAGGTCCACATGGCGGAGGTCGCTGGCTTTGACTCCCGCCAGGTTCAGAATTAAGGAGATAGAGAAAAATGCCATGGCAAACGACATGGCAAAGCGAGGCTGCATCAGCGTGGCCCTTACTGGCCGCAGCCAGGGTGCAGCTATCTCGCGCAGACGATCGCGCCAACCTCTGGCGGCCGCGGTTGCTTCAGCCGTAGCGATGTGATGCTGGCCAGTGGTGGCCTCGACGATGCGCTGCACCAGGCCCGAGGGAGGATCAACCGCGGGCAGGGCTTTCAGCAAACTGAGGCCGGTCATGGCTTCATTGAACATCGTGGCGCAATTGGAGCAGTGAGCGCGATGAGCGTCGAAGCGCATGAGCGCGGTGCCAGAAAGCACCCCGTCGAGCGCGTCCGACATCAGAGCCTCGAACTCCTGGCACTCAATCCCGTTCTGGTCGATTTCCGGCATCACATTACCTGCCTATAAGTACGTGAAAGGAGGCGAGCTAGTTCCATTCTTCCGCGATTGATTCGGGACTTGACCGTGCCTTCGGGGATGTGGAGGGCCTGCGCGATCTCCTTATAGTCCATGTCCTGTAAGTCCCTTAGAATCACTGCCTCGCGAAGTTCTGGAGACAGCTTCTGGATGGCTCTCTGGACCATCTCCTGGGTTTCCCGCCGCTGCAAACGCTGATCAGGGGAGAGTCCCGGGTCGGCAAGCCGGTCCCCCAGAGTGGGCGCATCCTCGGCCTCAGCAGGAACAGAGTCAATGGAATCGGTGACCCGATCCTGCTTGCTGCGGCGGAAGTGATCCACCAGCAGGTTGCGCGTGATGGTGGTGGCCCACGTCATGAACGACCCGCGCTCGACCTCGTAGGTGTCCAGGGTGCGGTAAACTTTGATGAAAACTTCCTGCGTCAGGTCTTCAGCGTCGTGAGCGGAGCCAGTAAAGCGATAGCAGATGTTGAAGATACGGCGATGGTATTGACTGACGATTTCGTTCCAGGCGCCGCTGTCGCCGGCCACACAGCGGCGAATGAGAGATGCTACGACCTGGGCGTCGTCCAACCGAAGCTCCCGTGGTCCTTCCCCGTACTCTTGCTGTAAGGCTACCGTCGCCAAGTACTTAGGTACGAGCGGGTGGAGACAAAAGTTCGGGGACAGTCATTGATGGAGAAGGGATTGTATCAGCGGGAAGTAGGGATTGTCGGTAGCTGCCGAAGGGTCGGAAGGAGCTGCCTCCACCCTACGAGTAACTTTCTTCTCAACTACTCCGAGGTGAAGTAATCCACCGTAACGGGACTTTCAAACAGCGAGTAGTCGCGGGTCACGACCGTGATCCCCGAGTCAGTTACGAAATAGCGCTGGCGGTCGGCTTCGGTGTCGTAGCCGATGACCGTGCCTTCGGGAACATGCACATCGCGATCAAGAATGGCGCGGCGGACGCGGCAATGACGTCCGATATTCACGTGGCTGAATACAATGCTCGAATCCACTTCGGCATAAGAGTTCACGCGAACATCGGGCGAGAGCACACTGCTGCGCACGGTACTGCCGGAAACGATGCATCCGGCGGAGACAATCGAATCCAGCGCCGTGCCAGTGCGTCCGGCTTCAGAAAACACAAACTTCGCCGGCGGATACTGGCGCTGGTGCGTGCGCAGCGGCCAGTCGTTGTCATATAGGTTGAACACAGGTGAAACCGACACCAGGTCCAGGTTGGCCTCGTAGTAGGCGTCGAGGGTGCCGACGTCCCGCCAGTACAGGGCTTCCTTCTTGTTCTCGTCGATGAAGTTGAAGGAGAAGACGCGGTAGTCGTCCACCATCTTGGGCAGGATGTCATGGCCGAAATCGTGGCTGGAGTTGGGGTCTTCGGCGTCTTTCAGAAGCACCGGGATAAGCACATCCGTGTTGAAGATGTAGATGCCCATGGAACCGGAGACCATGCGCGGGTTGTAAGGCGAGCGGATGTCAGTATGCTTGGGCTTCTCCTGAAAGCCGACGATGCGCCCGTCGCGGTCAATTTCCACCACCCCGAAGCGGTAGGTTTCACTTGGGTCGATCAGAATGGTGGCCAGGGTGACGTCGGCACTGGCGTCCTGATGCTGCTTGAGCATCAGGCTGTAGTTCATCTTGTAGATGTGATCGCCGGAGAGGATGAGCACGTGGGTAGGCTGCTCGGAACCGATGGAGTAGATGTTCTGATAAACCGCGTCGGCTGTTCCCAGGTACCAGTTTTCGCTGACCCGCTTCATGGGGGGAAGAATTTCCACGAACTCGCCCAGTTCGCGGGCGACGATGTTCCAGCCCTCACGGATGTGTCGGTTGAGAGATAGTGCCTTGTACTGGGTGAGTATGTAGACTCGACGCAGGTCCGAGTTGATGCAGTTGGAGAGGGTCATATCGATGATGCGATAGATCCCTCCGAATGTAACTGCCGGCTTGGCGCGGTCGCGAGTCAGGGGATAGAGACGCTCGCCTGCTCCCCCAGCCAGCAAGACTCCCAGTGTATCTCTCATATGGTTCCGAGGCGGTTGACAGGTCCACGGTTCGCGGCCCGGCCGGTCCTGCCGCTCCTAAAGAGAAGCAAGATACTAGCACAGCATCCGCTGAGCCGGCGCAAGGCGCTGCACAGGTTCAATTCATGGCGATGGTAGACAACTGCAGATCCCGGGCCGGCCAAGGTCCTCCTCGTGATGACAATTCGGTCAGCAATGCAACCGGAAAACTCGAAGGCTGGGACGCAAAAAAAAGGCGGCGAACCTTTCAGGTCGCCGCTCTCTGTGCTGCGCGCATCGAAGTGGCGCGCAAGCTTTTAGCCCATACTGCTAGTCGATGTTGCCACAGGAGCAAGATCCCTTGCCGCTGCCCAGGAAGAGCACGAAGGAGCAGGCTGTTCCCAGGAACGACAATTCATCCTGCTGCAGAGTTGCAGGCTCAAATTCTGATTCGGTGGTGACCAGATTAGGACCACCCGGAGCCTGCAAATGGGTCGCAAAGGCACGCAAGTCGGGAGTGGGGACCGGGCTAGTGGGATCGCAGTTGGCTTGGTTATCCGAGACTAGCTTAATCACACCTTCCTTGGGTGCCGGAAAGCCGGTCAGCGGGTTGCCGTTGAGATCGTGATTGATGGACAAAATGAGCAGGCCGTTGGCGGTAATCGGGCACGAGCAGCATTCGCTCATTTCCTGGTTCGAATCGAATACGTACAAGTCGGCGCAGACCGTACCGTGTTTGGCGCTCAGCGGCGTGCCCTGTTCTCCTGGGTTGATGACTCGCACCGTCTGGTCGTAAATGTTGACCGCCAGGAGTGCGGGTGTTGGAGAGTAGCGATTGGAGAAGTAGTTTACCCAGTAAACATCAGTCAGCTGAGCTGACGTCACCGACGACAGGCCGAGGATTACCATCGCCATGGCCGCTAGCAAAATGGCCTTACGCATTGTGAGAATCCTCCTTGACGTGTCCGGCCATGCAAAACCGGAAACGAAATTTGGCCAAGAGCATAGGCCCGGAGTCAGCCTTTGGTAATACCCCGAAGGAGCTAACCGTTAGGGTTAGCGAAAGGGCTTACGTCAATTTTGGGCCGGTAAGAAGATACTCGCTTCAGTCCATGCGGTCTCACGTCGTACTTGTCCCGGGTGGGGTGCTTAGCCGGCTGCTAGAATTTCCAAGATGGCGGAGCTCTCCACGCAACGCAAATACCGAGCCGTAGGCCGTGTGGTGGGAAGACGCGCGCAGCAAAACCGCTGGCTGCGGGCTGGCTACGAGGGCGGCAGCGCTTTTTTTCGTTCGCTTGGCCGCGTGCTGGGAGTTCTCTGGCACCAGCTGACGGGTGTATTCTTCTTCATGTTCGCGCTGATCGGAGCCATTGCCTGCTATCGCGAATACCGGGTCTATGCGGAGGGGAAGATCGGACCGGGTAAGGTGGCGTTGGTAGGCGTGTTCGCTCTGGTATTCGGCTATTTTGCCATCAGCGCATTTGCGCGGGCCGGGCGGAGATCATCTACGAGGTCGAACCGTGACGGAACGAGTAAAGACTGATCCCGCACTCGACGTCAAAGCCAAGCAACCGACTAAACCAGCAGAGCTTCCCGAAGTCAAAACCACATCCCAGATCGAAGTCAAACCCCTGTACACGCCCGTCGATCTGGCAGGTTGGGACTATAACCGTGAGCTGGGATATCCCGGCCAGTATCCCTTCACCCGTGGCCCGCAGCCCACGATGTATCGCGGACGCCTGTGGACGATGCGGCAGTATGCCGGCATGGGCGACGCCGAGGAATCCAACACACGCTACAAGTACCTTCTGGCAGCAGGCACTACGGGGCTCTCGATCGCTTTCGATCTGCCCACACAGATCGGGCTGGACTCCGACAGTCCGCTGGCAGCGGGTGAGGTAGGCAAAGTCGGCGTTGCCATCGATTCCATCGCAGATATGGAGCGCCTGTTTGATGGCATCAAGCTGGAGAAGATTTCCACCTCGATGACCATTAACGCCACGGCAGCGATCCTGCTCGCTCTCTACATTGCGGTGGCGCGGCGGCAGGGGAGCGACGTGCGCAAGCTCTCGGGCACGGTGCAGAACGACATTCTGAAGGAATACATTGCCCGCGGAACTTATATCTATCCTCCGAAGCAGGCGATGCGCATCGTTACCGATATCTTCGCCTATTGCAATACTCAGGTTCCGGAGTGGAATACGATTTCGATCTCCGGATATCACATGCGCGAGGCCGGCTGCACTGCGGTGCAGGAGGTTGCGTTCACGCTGGCAGATGGGATGACTTACGTGCAGGCGGCGATTGATGCGGGTTTGGACGTGGACACATTCGCTCCGCGGCTTTCGTTCTTTTTCGCTTCCTTCAGCAATTTCCTGGAGGAGGTAGCGAAGTTTCGGGCGGCACGCCGGATGTGGGCACGAATTATGCGAGAGCATTTCGGCGCCAGAAATCCCAAATCGGGGATGCTTCGGTTCCACACCCAGACCGCCGGTTCCTCTCTGACCGCGCAGCAGCCGGAGAACAACATCGTGCGCACCGCGCTCCAGGCGTTGTCTGCGGTGCTGGGCGGGACGCAGTCATTGCACACTAATTCGTTTGACGAAGCTCTGGCGCTGCCTACGGAGCAAGCCGCCAGGATCGCGCTG
The nucleotide sequence above comes from Terriglobales bacterium. Encoded proteins:
- a CDS encoding isoprenylcysteine carboxylmethyltransferase family protein, translated to MAGSIQAATVESKGHKITTNAQAGAEVKHLFRFRVIARIIGSTVAFAFLLFGPAGTWRWWRGWVIVGSVLFGILGMIIGLRKTRSGLLEERFKPAIQKGQPLADRILLLSFLATWFGLLAFTAADVFHLHLLSKPGILISSLGLVLVGAGSWIQYRAFMDNAFAAVVVRHQAERMQTVVDTGVYAVVRHPMYAGGIVLMIGTPLWLESYAAALASVIPSTILVVRILFEERFLRRELDGYEAYTQRVRYRLLPHVW
- a CDS encoding DUF4097 family beta strand repeat-containing protein, coding for MSDAYYPRRRSLSGPFILIVLGMLFLLGNLHVIGWHSLGALFARYWPVLLIVAGAIKLLEYYTSRRDESAAGMSAGGILLVILLVCFGLAATAAYKVNWPAVSDETGVDPGDFMGGVFGNAYSFTHTVQQSIPRGASLRVVSDRGDVTVNTWDGDEIKIDVQKKVHAKDQNEAQKMDESTQPLITLEGNNVTVNANTAGAGRGGVESDLQIYLPKKAGVEVSTKHGDITVRDRIGDIKTSSLHGDMTVESVTGNVNLDSHRGSLHVKDIIGDVSVAGRVDDSTISNVSGNLNLSGDFFGEMNLSKIGKGVTFRSSRTDMEFGKLDGELTMESGDLRAKSLFGPLRLATRSKDIHLDEVNGDIRLENSNGTVEVHINKPLGRVEISNSKGDVRLELPAQASFQLEASTRSGDINNDFGLKVDSSNGSSRASGSVGSGGPTLQITNQYGNVEIRKAG
- the glgC gene encoding glucose-1-phosphate adenylyltransferase, producing the protein MRDTLGVLLAGGAGERLYPLTRDRAKPAVTFGGIYRIIDMTLSNCINSDLRRVYILTQYKALSLNRHIREGWNIVARELGEFVEILPPMKRVSENWYLGTADAVYQNIYSIGSEQPTHVLILSGDHIYKMNYSLMLKQHQDASADVTLATILIDPSETYRFGVVEIDRDGRIVGFQEKPKHTDIRSPYNPRMVSGSMGIYIFNTDVLIPVLLKDAEDPNSSHDFGHDILPKMVDDYRVFSFNFIDENKKEALYWRDVGTLDAYYEANLDLVSVSPVFNLYDNDWPLRTHQRQYPPAKFVFSEAGRTGTALDSIVSAGCIVSGSTVRSSVLSPDVRVNSYAEVDSSIVFSHVNIGRHCRVRRAILDRDVHVPEGTVIGYDTEADRQRYFVTDSGITVVTRDYSLFESPVTVDYFTSE
- a CDS encoding methylmalonyl-CoA mutase family protein; protein product: MTERVKTDPALDVKAKQPTKPAELPEVKTTSQIEVKPLYTPVDLAGWDYNRELGYPGQYPFTRGPQPTMYRGRLWTMRQYAGMGDAEESNTRYKYLLAAGTTGLSIAFDLPTQIGLDSDSPLAAGEVGKVGVAIDSIADMERLFDGIKLEKISTSMTINATAAILLALYIAVARRQGSDVRKLSGTVQNDILKEYIARGTYIYPPKQAMRIVTDIFAYCNTQVPEWNTISISGYHMREAGCTAVQEVAFTLADGMTYVQAAIDAGLDVDTFAPRLSFFFASFSNFLEEVAKFRAARRMWARIMREHFGARNPKSGMLRFHTQTAGSSLTAQQPENNIVRTALQALSAVLGGTQSLHTNSFDEALALPTEQAARIALRTQQIIAYESGVTQTIDPLAGSYYVESLTNEIEKRADEYLKKIDALGGMLKAIERGFVQQEIQNASYDYQQSVEHLEQVVVGVNRFRLEEEIPVPILRIDESLERSQVERVRALRARRDVGPWKQSLTAVEEAARSGENLLPHILRAVENYATVGEISDTLRKVFGEYKEAVVI
- a CDS encoding sigma-70 family RNA polymerase sigma factor is translated as MDDAQVVASLIRRCVAGDSGAWNEIVSQYHRRIFNICYRFTGSAHDAEDLTQEVFIKVYRTLDTYEVERGSFMTWATTITRNLLVDHFRRSKQDRVTDSIDSVPAEAEDAPTLGDRLADPGLSPDQRLQRRETQEMVQRAIQKLSPELREAVILRDLQDMDYKEIAQALHIPEGTVKSRINRGRMELARLLSRTYRQVM
- a CDS encoding DUF5668 domain-containing protein, encoding MLVTIGVLMLLDQYSHISFGYTWPVILIVIGLVRVFQSNAPMDGHVEPYVPPQPLPPSPPPAQGGNPGQVQNV
- a CDS encoding zf-HC2 domain-containing protein — encoded protein: MPEIDQNGIECQEFEALMSDALDGVLSGTALMRFDAHRAHCSNCATMFNEAMTGLSLLKALPAVDPPSGLVQRIVEATTGQHHIATAEATAAARGWRDRLREIAAPWLRPVRATLMQPRFAMSFAMAFFSISLILNLAGVKASDLRHVDLRPSAMVRGYYETTGRLVKYYENIRFVYEIETRVRELKRATEPSEQTPAKEPDRKDEHKSGTPDQNRYRNYSWEESQPVMANYLGRGPSDHPAIEVRRNS
- a CDS encoding B-box zinc finger protein, which gives rise to MNCTVHPETAASAYCRTCGKPLCDACKHTVKGVIYCEDCIAHRLGDAVPPSVPVEGAPVGAPYPPPTRGVPSPGLAAVLGFIPGVGAMYNGQFMKALVHVLIFCTLIWMADHGGGVFGGLLIPFFVFYMVFDAYKTARARELGLPLPDPFGLERMFTGHPPTPPPPVSTAGVPPLPPQPQPTMPGFVPGNAAAGSPGSGAVPPPTGEWPRFDRALHERIDQHMGDSVRRRENPGPVGAFILIAIGVLFLINTLGYWRWDFGRFWPVILIALGVWLFIRRFALPPAGR